The following proteins are encoded in a genomic region of Thermoproteales archaeon:
- a CDS encoding NTPase produces the protein MVKNFLITGRPGIGKTTAVEKIVNLLKGSNVTVGGFVSREVRRGGVRIGFEVEDVKTGKKGYLARVGVGVGPRVGKYTVNIREFEAIGVKALVDAIDEADVIIVDEIGPMELYSLKFKEAVRNAVESEKPVVATIHWKASRDPFCRAILSRNDVKIIELSFRSRDKVPLEVYSEIVEKLRE, from the coding sequence ATGGTAAAGAATTTTTTGATTACTGGTAGGCCTGGAATAGGCAAAACGACGGCTGTCGAGAAAATAGTGAATCTATTGAAAGGATCAAATGTTACAGTGGGTGGTTTTGTTTCTAGAGAAGTAAGAAGAGGCGGGGTTCGCATAGGATTTGAGGTTGAAGACGTGAAAACTGGCAAAAAAGGATATTTAGCCAGAGTCGGTGTAGGTGTGGGTCCAAGGGTCGGGAAATATACCGTTAATATTCGAGAATTTGAAGCTATCGGAGTAAAAGCTTTAGTTGATGCTATCGATGAAGCTGATGTGATAATAGTTGATGAGATTGGACCAATGGAGCTGTATTCTCTCAAGTTTAAAGAAGCTGTTCGAAATGCTGTAGAATCGGAAAAACCAGTAGTTGCCACTATTCACTGGAAAGCTAGCAGGGATCCTTTCTGTAGAGCTATCTTATCGAGAAATGATGTAAAAATTATAGAACTGTCGTTTCGCAGTAGGGATAAAGTTCCCTTGGAAGTTTATAGTGAAATAGTTGAGAAATTAAGGGAATAG
- a CDS encoding helix-turn-helix transcriptional regulator, whose amino-acid sequence MPSKILSISDALGNPLRRKIFLKILEQPGISLRGLARELEIGMGNLASHILILERVGLIEEIRDGTRVKLYANHNVLVNNKSG is encoded by the coding sequence ATGCCAAGCAAGATATTATCGATTAGCGATGCTCTCGGAAATCCTTTAAGAAGAAAAATATTTTTAAAAATTCTTGAGCAACCCGGCATATCCCTCCGCGGGCTTGCTCGGGAGCTGGAAATTGGTATGGGAAATTTAGCAAGCCATATTTTAATTCTTGAAAGAGTGGGGCTTATAGAGGAGATTCGTGACGGAACAAGAGTAAAACTTTATGCAAATCATAATGTCTTAGTAAACAATAAGAGTGGTTGA
- a CDS encoding 5-formyltetrahydrofolate cyclo-ligase: protein MKAKEEIRMNIWKYMEKNEIALPPRPCYYKVPNFIGSRYAANRLARISKFRNARIVYVAQDPPLVHVREEVLRSGKLLITSSYKLKRGFLILDPSQLSPNTIRIAVSLRGAMRYGRIVKPGSNYKVDMFVIGSVAVSTDGARVGRGGGYSDLEYGILREMGIVKKDTLVATIVHECQIVDSIPMEMHDVPVDIISTPVRVLETKTSYKKPPGIIWDLITVDIVNEVPILRQLSGF, encoded by the coding sequence ATGAAAGCTAAAGAAGAGATAAGGATGAACATATGGAAGTATATGGAAAAAAACGAGATCGCGCTACCGCCAAGACCCTGTTATTATAAAGTCCCCAATTTTATCGGGAGTAGGTATGCCGCGAATAGATTGGCAAGAATTTCCAAGTTTAGAAACGCCAGAATAGTTTATGTAGCTCAAGATCCTCCTCTTGTTCATGTGAGAGAAGAAGTTTTGCGAAGCGGCAAGCTCTTAATAACTTCGTCGTATAAGCTCAAACGGGGATTTTTGATTCTAGACCCTAGTCAGCTGTCTCCAAATACTATAAGGATTGCGGTTTCACTAAGGGGTGCTATGAGATATGGTAGGATTGTTAAACCAGGCTCCAACTATAAAGTTGATATGTTCGTAATAGGTAGCGTAGCTGTTTCAACAGATGGGGCGAGGGTAGGTAGGGGAGGTGGTTATTCTGATTTGGAGTACGGAATTTTGAGAGAAATGGGTATCGTTAAAAAAGATACACTCGTAGCAACTATAGTGCATGAATGTCAGATCGTGGATAGTATTCCAATGGAAATGCACGATGTTCCCGTTGATATAATATCCACTCCTGTTAGAGTTTTAGAAACTAAAACTTCTTATAAGAAACCTCCCGGTATTATCTGGGATCTTATAACCGTTGATATTGTAAATGAGGTTCCGATTTTAAGGCAATTGTCAGGATTCTAA
- a CDS encoding archaemetzincin family Zn-dependent metalloprotease yields the protein MTKINLVYQQKISKEVIKSVCEKLNLVYEVKILTEELKEKPPSQAFNKIRMQYNSNRLLKFFSIRFKVEGDDRVMILIDEDAYVPGLNFVFGEAMSYWGGIVYLARLKHPTYELYIDRIAKEIVHELGHSYGLSHCTNPRCVMKFSNSIYDTDYKTMFYCKSCRGILEAKGLGYILKSY from the coding sequence ATGACTAAAATAAATCTAGTCTATCAGCAGAAAATAAGTAAAGAAGTCATTAAAAGTGTATGCGAAAAACTGAACCTAGTTTATGAGGTCAAGATTCTAACAGAAGAACTAAAAGAAAAACCTCCATCTCAAGCTTTTAACAAGATAAGAATGCAGTATAATTCTAACCGTTTGTTGAAATTTTTCAGCATTAGGTTTAAGGTGGAAGGTGACGACAGAGTGATGATTCTCATCGATGAAGACGCATACGTTCCAGGTTTAAACTTCGTATTTGGCGAAGCTATGAGCTATTGGGGTGGAATAGTTTATCTTGCAAGGCTTAAACATCCTACCTATGAACTCTACATTGATAGAATTGCAAAGGAAATCGTTCATGAGCTAGGGCATAGCTATGGACTTTCGCACTGCACGAATCCCAGGTGTGTCATGAAATTCAGTAATAGCATATACGACACTGATTATAAAACAATGTTCTACTGCAAATCCTGCAGAGGAATCTTAGAAGCTAAAGGACTCGGATATATCTTAAAGAGTTATTAG
- a CDS encoding DUF120 domain-containing protein — MGISRQSAHRKLMELEREKLITRELITKGQLIKITSKGEDFLRSIYHELEILLGEVGVITLEGRVFTGLGEGAYYVSHPKYEKQFIEKLGFKPYPGTLNIRLVSESVKKRRKLELLPGIPIEGFTNEGRSYGNAKSFKAIINGAVRGGVLLIERTHYGPDVLEIIAPYYLRDRLNLKDGDLVRVDVVCDA; from the coding sequence ATGGGCATTTCCAGGCAAAGCGCGCATAGAAAGCTTATGGAATTGGAAAGAGAAAAGCTGATAACCCGAGAGTTGATTACCAAAGGTCAATTAATAAAAATTACGAGTAAAGGAGAAGATTTTCTTCGTTCGATATATCATGAACTAGAAATACTCTTGGGCGAAGTTGGAGTTATAACGCTAGAAGGTAGAGTATTCACTGGTTTGGGAGAAGGAGCCTATTATGTTTCACATCCTAAATATGAAAAACAATTTATCGAGAAGCTGGGTTTTAAGCCGTATCCTGGAACCTTAAATATAAGGCTTGTGTCTGAGAGCGTTAAGAAAAGAAGGAAGCTCGAGTTGCTTCCGGGTATTCCGATAGAAGGTTTCACGAATGAAGGGAGAAGCTATGGAAATGCAAAAAGTTTTAAAGCGATAATAAATGGAGCCGTCAGGGGTGGGGTTCTTCTTATCGAAAGAACGCATTATGGGCCGGACGTGTTAGAGATTATTGCACCATACTATCTTAGAGACAGACTGAATCTAAAAGATGGAGACTTGGTAAGAGTGGACGTGGTTTGTGATGCATAA
- a CDS encoding nicotinate phosphoribosyltransferase: protein MDRRFLIPTEEEIAKGLTTDIYFIRTKKILQAENLADVEVCLELTASSFPPNTSWAVLGGLRDALHLLEGLPVDVYSMREGTIFYKEDFYGTREPIMFICGRYGSFIEYETPILGFLSVGSGIATKAARIKKAAGDKLVLSFGARRTHPAVSPFNAFYAFIGGCDAVSCIKGADFLGIKPTGTMPHSLMIIFKAIRGDHSEAWIAFDKHVEADVPRIILADTFDDEVEESIKAVQTLNGKLWGLRLDTPGSRRGNFPAIIREVKWKLKALGYKNVKIVVSGGVDEEKIPELIKAGVDAFGVGAAIANARIVDIAMDIVAVKKNAKWMPISKRGKFSGIKQVYRCWNCMIDVVNLRNEKPPKCPKCLGEMKPLLGKVIENGKIVIDFDEPSKVREYVMKQFKKLDLYQKPW, encoded by the coding sequence ATGGATCGTAGGTTTTTAATTCCTACAGAAGAAGAAATAGCTAAAGGCTTGACAACAGACATATACTTTATAAGAACTAAAAAAATTTTGCAAGCAGAGAATTTGGCGGATGTAGAGGTTTGTCTGGAACTGACTGCCAGCAGCTTTCCGCCTAATACTTCATGGGCTGTTCTCGGAGGTTTAAGAGATGCCTTACACTTATTAGAGGGATTACCTGTTGACGTCTACTCTATGCGCGAGGGGACGATATTTTACAAAGAAGATTTCTACGGAACGAGAGAACCGATAATGTTTATTTGTGGACGCTATGGAAGCTTTATAGAATACGAAACCCCTATCTTAGGTTTTTTATCTGTTGGAAGCGGTATAGCGACAAAAGCTGCTAGAATAAAGAAAGCTGCCGGAGATAAACTAGTATTATCTTTCGGCGCTCGCCGCACACATCCTGCAGTGTCTCCTTTTAATGCGTTCTATGCCTTTATTGGAGGTTGCGACGCCGTATCCTGCATAAAAGGTGCCGATTTTCTGGGAATTAAGCCAACTGGAACAATGCCGCATAGCTTAATGATAATATTCAAGGCTATAAGAGGCGATCATAGCGAAGCATGGATTGCTTTCGACAAGCACGTAGAGGCTGATGTTCCACGCATAATCCTAGCCGATACCTTTGACGATGAAGTTGAGGAATCTATTAAAGCCGTGCAAACATTAAACGGCAAGCTTTGGGGTCTTCGATTAGATACTCCGGGGAGTAGAAGAGGAAATTTCCCAGCTATTATAAGGGAAGTAAAGTGGAAGCTGAAAGCTTTAGGATATAAAAATGTTAAAATAGTTGTTTCAGGCGGTGTTGATGAAGAGAAAATACCTGAGCTGATCAAAGCTGGCGTAGATGCTTTTGGTGTTGGAGCAGCAATAGCCAATGCAAGAATAGTGGATATCGCAATGGATATCGTCGCGGTCAAAAAGAATGCAAAGTGGATGCCCATATCGAAGAGAGGCAAGTTTTCTGGGATTAAACAAGTCTATAGATGCTGGAATTGCATGATAGACGTTGTAAATCTAAGAAACGAGAAACCGCCCAAGTGTCCAAAGTGTCTAGGCGAGATGAAACCTCTACTTGGGAAAGTAATCGAAAACGGAAAGATCGTTATAGATTTTGATGAACCATCTAAAGTTAGAGAGTATGTGATGAAACAGTTTAAAAAATTAGATCTGTATCAAAAGCCGTGGTGA
- a CDS encoding ribbon-helix-helix protein, CopG family, with the protein MSAGKIFEKRAKPKSHMKLISIWVPETMLKALDELVEMGYFPSKSELIRYAIAEYLRSTRGFGINRNIRMFFGP; encoded by the coding sequence ATGAGTGCAGGTAAGATTTTCGAAAAAAGAGCAAAGCCTAAGAGTCATATGAAGCTGATATCTATATGGGTTCCAGAAACCATGCTCAAAGCCCTCGATGAGCTTGTTGAAATGGGCTATTTCCCAAGTAAGAGCGAATTAATCAGATACGCAATAGCTGAATACCTAAGATCTACGAGAGGATTTGGAATCAACAGGAATATCCGCATGTTTTTTGGACCTTAA